From Spiroplasma eriocheiris, the proteins below share one genomic window:
- a CDS encoding FeoA family protein, translating into MLGKEYCGKKVTVVRINPLIENEFLHKIHQIGIYPHQEIEVIKYQNKILHIRVNNVEYAINIDQAKYIEVRYVVS; encoded by the coding sequence ATGTTAGGAAAAGAATATTGCGGGAAAAAGGTAACAGTAGTTAGAATTAATCCGTTAATTGAAAATGAATTTTTACATAAAATTCATCAAATTGGGATTTATCCGCACCAAGAAATTGAAGTTATTAAGTATCAAAATAAAATTTTACATATTAGAGTCAATAATGTTGAATACGCAATTAACATTGACCAGGCAAAGTATATTGAGGTTAGATATGTCGTGTCATAA